DNA sequence from the bacterium genome:
CGCTGCCGGCGGGAAGGCCGATGTGCAGGATGCCGCCGGTGAAGCACGGCTGGCCGAGCGGATACGCGAGCGGCTGCTCGCTGTGCAGCGCGATGCGCTCGCCCAGGCAGTCGGCGTCCATCGCGCCGTCGATCTCGATCGTGCCGCTGTCGCGGTGTTGCGTCACCGTCATCTGGTGCAGCGTTGCGGCGAAACCGAACGGCCCGTCGCCATGGGTGTCGTCGATGCGGACGGGACCGTCGGCGATCGCGACCACGGTGATCGGATCACAGGTGCCCTGGAAGCCGTGGAATTCGACCGTCACCTGCGTCGCGTCGAACTGCGCTCGCACCGTGCGGCCCTGCGCGCCGGTGTAGGTGATCGGTCCGTTGATGGTGACGACCCCGCCCTTGATCTGGCACGGCGGGTCGCCGAGCGTGAGGTTCCGCAACGTCACCAGCGCGTCGACGCGGGAAGCCAGCAGCGGCACCCGGTCGGAGGATTGGAGCGAGGCGTCGAGGGCGAAGTCGATGGCGACGTTGAACGGCAGAAGCTGGTCGGGGCACTGGCCGGGCGCGGTGATCTCGGCGCTGCCGGTCGACTCGACCACGCCGTCGACGGTGGCGATGGCGCAGTGATCGGCGGTCGCGGAGGTGACGAAGGTGCCCGTCCCCGTGTCCTCGCAGGCGCTATCCAGGGTGCCGCCCAGCTCGCACTCCTGCGAGCGACCGATGCTGTCGAGCGCCCCGGCGACGAGGTCCGAGAGCCCCGGCAGCGGCGCCAACGCGCGCGCGGTCACGAGGGCGACCGCCGCGGGATCGCCCGACGCCGCGGGGCAGCCCACGAGCGCGTTGTTCACGGCCGCGATCAGCTCGTTGATCGTCACCGCGCCATCGCCGTTCGTATCGCCGACCGCGCACGTCGCCAGGTCCGCCGTGCCGAGGGCGACGTTCACCAGGCTGATCAGCTCATTGATGGCGACGGTGCCGTCCGCACTGCAGTCGCCGGCGCAGGACGCGGCAATCACCCGCGAGGACACGAGCAGCGCGCAGCAGGCGAGCGCCGCGCAGGCATGGCGACGCAATGCACCGATGAGAGTCGTCCGCATGAACGTCCACACTTTCACAGCGCGACGAACATGCCAACTCGGGACGCCGACGAGCCAGGCGATCGCGCCGCGGTCTTGGCGGAGGGGGCACGCATACCAGCCCCCGGGGCACTCCAGAGAGTGAAGCGGACCCAAGGGCGTGAGCGCGAAGCGAAGACGCGCGGGATCGGATATCGGACGATCATCAACCAGGCGCTGCCGAAGGCGTCGGCCTGTTCCAGGAACTCGCGTAAGGCGCTCTCCCGACATGCCGCGCTCCTCCACTGCGGCCCGCCGGGTTGCCGTGCAGACGATTCGCAGATTCGGACCGAGACGCGCGCGCCCTCGGCAGGAGCGCGCAGCCCGACGGCACAAGCCTGGGCGCGGCGGCTTCCTGCCGCCAGCCGACGCCTTTCCTGCTGCGCCCATAGCGTCGAGATCCGGCAAACGGATCCCGGCAACCAGGCTGGCGAAGGACCGCCTGCCCAGGGATGCACACGACCTCATCAGGGATATGGAGTCGAGAAGCGGAGCCCCGAGCCCTTGCGGGATGCCGGTTTTCAACTGCGCCGGGGTGGGTGTTGTGGCGTGCCGTGCGATAGCTCCGTGTCCGCAAAACCAGGGCCCCACGGCCCGGCGTGGTGCCCTGGCGTGCCGCGCGGCGCCGCTACGGCCCGCCGCGTTGATTTGCAGGGTATTTGCGGAATCGGACAGCGGAAACGGCTCGCCCCTCACCGGGTGCGCGCGCGGCCTGACGGCGCACGCCTGGCCGGGGCCTGCTTCCTTCTGCCAGCCGACGCCTCCTCTTCACCGGCCGCTCCCACATCGTCGAGATCCTCCAAGCGGACTCCCTTGCCGGCGCGCAGGCTGCCCCGCGCCGCAGCGATGCGATCGAAAAAGGGCGGATCGTTCTCCAGCCGGTAATCGAACCACTCATCCTCGGAGTCAAAACCGATCAGGACGCCGGCCGCCTTGCCATGGCGCGTGATCACGATCTCTTCCTTCGCCGCCTGGCGCAGGTAGCGAGACAGGTCGTCTTTCACTTCCGACAACGGGACTTCCTTCATCGCGCATCCTTTCCTTCATTCTCCGGACGCCTGAGGACCCGGTTCGCCGTGGCGCTCGAGCCAGGCGGCCGCGTGCGACTTCGCCACGACCGCCAGCACTTCGACGCGTTGCTCGACCACGTCGCAGAAGATTCGGACATCCTCCACGCGGAGACGGTACTGCGGGCGACGCATGCCCCGCAGCCTCTTGATCCGGCTTCGGCTGGTCTTCGTTGGTTCATGGCGCAGCCATCGCTCCAGAGCGTCCCGAACCGCTGCTCGATCGGCGGCTCTCAGCGCCTCGAGATCCTCCACTGCCTCGGGGGCCAGGACGATCAAATGGCGCATTCTGGCCAGACTCTCGCCAGATTTCCGGAATGCGGCAACCGACCTCTGGCAACCTGCCGGGACCAGCATGCGAGCTTCGGATACGAACGCGGTGATACCAGCCACCAGGCTTCTGAACTGCTCGGCAGTGATCTTGCGCGCCGCGAGCAGCGCCTGAGGAACCGTGCGATACGCCGCCATCGGTTCGGGCGCGACGCACACCTCGGCCGATCGCGGCACCTCTTCCAGGGCCCGCTGCGGTACTCCGCCAAACGCGAAGGCGGAGACGACGACGCCGGTATCAACGACGACGCGTGGCCTTCGTCCCACGCGTCGCGACACGCTTCCTCCGCACCGTGCGGACTGCCTCCTCGACGTCGTCGACCGTCAGAGTGGTGCCCCGAAACGCTTCGCGCGCCACGCGAAAGGCCGGCTCCAACCGCTGCTCGGGAGAGAGCGCGGCGAGGATGAGCTCCTCAGGGGTGAGTTTCTCGGCACCGGCCTTCACGGTTTCGACCTCTGAACTTCCAGTGGCCAGATCGCTCGCCCGCGTCACAATGAACAAGCCAGAGGGTGGTCCCGCCCAGCCAGTCCACACGAGCATGACCGCACCGCCAGCGGAGGGGGTATGCGTTCCTCTAAAGAAACGACGGAGGGGGAGGGATTCGAACCCCCGAGCCCTTGCGGGCTGCCGGTTCTCAAGTGCGCCGGGGTGGGTGTTGCAGCGCCCCTCGGCGTGCCTTGGTGTCCGGAACATCGGGCCTGCGCGCCCGGTTTCATATCGGCCCGTCCCATGTTGTACCGATTGGTGCCGCGGCGTTGATTTGCAGAGTATTGGCCGATCCCCTCGCAGACCGTGGACAGACCGGCTGAATTTCGGTATTTACCGAAAGTGCGGTTCGAGTGGGATGGTCGGAAGGCCTGGGCGAACCGCGCGAAGCACGGCGTCAGCTTCGAGGAAGCGATTACAGCATTCGATGATCCATTTGCCCTGGTGGCGGTCGATACGCGCCACTCGACGCCGGATGAGGAGCGCACATGGCTGATCGGGGCCGCGGATGTTGCCGCCCTCGTCGTCGTCTACACAACCCGGGACGCGGGCGAGGTGTTTCGTATCATCAGTGCGCGGCGTGCCAGCCGGCGGGAGCGGAAGCGCTATGAAGAAGCTCGAGGAATTTCCGTTTGAGAAGGCCCGGCGACGAACCGCCCGCGAAGTCGAGGCCGCACGCAAGGCCATCGAAACCAAGCTGGGCACGACGCGGCCGCGGCGCGGGCGTCCCCCCAAGGGCGACGACAAGTACACCCCGGTATCAATCCGACTCGATCCACGCGTCCTCGCCTGGGCCAAGCGCGAAGCCAAGAAGCGCGGGCTCGGGTATCAGACGATCATCAACCAGGCCCTACTGAAGGCGTCCGCCTGATTCGGCGTCGCGCGTCGAGCGCTCTGCCGACACCAGCCGAGAGGAAGCGGAGGGGAAGGCATTCGAACCCCAGAGCCCTTGCGGGCTGCCGGTTTTCAAGTGCGCCGGGATGGGTGCCCTGGCGTGCCTCGCCCTCCCTCGGTGTCCGGCAATTCGTGGCCAGTGACCCGACGCCGCGCCTCAGTGTCCCTCGACATCACGCCGTGTGCCGCGGCGCTGATTTGCAGAGTATTTGCAACGATCGGGCTACGCCGCGCGCGTGTCGATCCCCTCGAACCCCACCGACAATCGCCCGCCGAGGGCACGGGCGATACGGTCCAGCAGGTCGAGCGAAGGGGTGAAGGCCGATCCACTCGTTGCCCCTCACGCCGCCTCGATCTCGACCCTGTATCTCAACCCGGCCGCGTCCAGTTCCCCCTGGATGGCGAGACGCACCAGCACGGATTCGGGGTAACCGAGCGTGCGCGCCCACTTCGCCGCACGCTCGGGACTCACGGTCTTGCGCCCCTTCTCAACGTCGCAGAGATGCGACTTCGAGACGCCGAGCTTCTTGGCGCACTCGTCCTGCGAGAGGTCCTCGCTCTTCCGGATGGACTCGATGGCCCTGCCGAGGGTCAGGGAGCCGCCCGAAATCTTCTCCAGCCGCTTCATTGTCTCCGACTTCATTTCCTTGCCCTTGCGCATGGACACCCCGTCAGTAGTCGTGCTTGCTCACCTCTTCGATCGAAACGAACCTGGCCGTGCCTTCCTTGACCTCGTAGATGGCTCGGTACGCACGGCTCAGCCGGATCGACCGCTGGCCCGCGCGGTCTCCCTTGAGCGCCTCATCGTGGTAGCCCCGCACCTTGCGTACCTGTTCGACACCATCGCGTTCGACTGCCGCGACCCAGATCATCAGATTGTCCACAATGTGCCGTGGACACTTGCGGAGCTGTTTCTCCGCAACCCTGGTGATCTCGACCCGGCGGATCATCGGGCGCGACGGTACACCCGTAGGGTGAACCCATCAAGGGGAGCCAACGGGTGCAGGCTGCTCGACTGCTCGGCTCCGGGCGGTCAATCGCGCCGCTGGCTCGACGCCGCATGACGAGCCGCCCAGCGGTTCAGGAACGGAGGGGGAGGGATTCGAACCCCCGAGCCCTTCCCTTGCGGGCTGCCGGTTTTCAAGTGCGCCGGGGTGGGTGCCCTGACGTTGCTCGCCGCCCCTGGTGTCTGGAAATCAGTGGTCGGGGACCCGGCGCGGTGCCTCGGCATCCCTCGTCATGACCTCGTGTGCCGCGAAGTTGATTTGCAGAACATTGAACATTGGCAACTCGCGGGCTAGGCAGCGCGTGTACCGATCCCCTCGAACCCCACCGACAGGCGCCCGCCAAGGGCACGAGCGATACGATCCAGCAGGTCGAGCGACGGGGTGAACGCTGAGCCGCCCTCGATCCGGGCGACGACCGCCTGCGTCGTCTTCGCCCGCGTGGCGAGTTGCGCCTGCGTCAGGCCAGCCTGTGAGCGCGCTCGCTTCACCATCACCGCGATCGTCGCCCGCACGACACTCGCGTCGATCCGGGCGCGCAGACGGGGATTGCCTACCACCCTGCGGCGGACGTCCGCGAGCGCGTCACCGCCGATGTGCGGGTTGCGAGCTTTCGGCTTCTTCATCGGAACCCTCCCAGAACTTCCCTCGCCCGTCGCGTGGCGAGGTCGAGATCGCTGCGCGCCGTTCGCTGTCCCTGCTTCTTGAAGGCATGCAGCAGCACCATCTCCGGTCCGCGAACGATGACGTACGCCACTCGGTGCCGCCCTACCCGAACCTCCCAGAGTTTGCCGTCGAGTTGGTGCAGCGACACCGGCGCATCGAGACCGAACAGTCCGAGCAGCGTCAGAGTCTCATCCCAGTCATCTCGCTCGCGGGTCGGCAGCGTGGCGATATACGCGGACCGGCTCGTCTCCCCAGCGGAGCGGTAGTACCGGATGCGCACGACACGGTTTACTCCCTATCGGGCATACTCCTGCAACGTCGTCTCCGTTGACCATGTCGCCGCCGGCAGGATCGGCGCGATTGAGGAAGCGGAGGGGGAGGGATTCGAACCCCCGAGCCCTTGCGGGCTGCCGGTTTTCAAGACCGGTGCCATAGACCAACTCGGCCACCCCTCCTCATGACGAAATCGACTGCTTACGACGTCTCCTGTTCGACGCAAGGTCCGAATTGTGGCGCTGATGGCGATCCAGTAGGCCTCATCGGCGGAGCGCCCGCCACGCCCGCTCGTCCCTGGGTCCGCCGTGCAGCCGGGGATGAAGGTTCCTCGCCAGGTCCGGCACCCTCCGCCACGGGGAATCCGGAGATCCCCGGCGGCCTCTCGAATGTGCGCGACAAGAACGGATCACCGCCGCCGGCTATCCGGCCAGCTTCTCTTTGAGCCACAAGTTGACAAGGCTCTCGGGGGTGAGGCCTCGCGTCGCGGCGCACCGGCGCACTTCACGCAAGATACCGGGGTCCACCGCCACGAGGAAGCGACGGCGCTTGATGGCCACGTCGAAGACGGCGGCACGCGTCGGCTCGCCAACGTTACCGAGGTCGTGCGTATCCCAGTAGGCTCCGATTTCCTCGTAGGTCTGCGCCTTCGATATGGCGGACCTCTTCGGTTGTTCCCCTCCCTTACTTCTTTTCATAGAGTCTCCGCTCCCGACGGCTTGGCTCGCGCGCACTGAGAATCAGCGCGTCGTGCATGCGCGGTTTGTAAATGAAGAACACGAGCAGGCGCCGGCCGGCGTGCGTTCGACCAAGCGCCACGTACACGTTCTCGCCAGGCTTGTGCCCCCGTTCCACGAAGCGAAATCGCGGCTGCGCTGCGAGCACGTCCTCTACCTCCGCAGTAGTCACGTGATGCTTGCTCTCCAGCTTGTCGACGATCGCTTCGAGCCATGTGATGCCCTCAATCCGCACGCGCTGCGCCTCCGCCAGCTCCCGCCGACCGAGTTACCATAGCAGCATCTCGCCCCGCGACATTCGGGGACGCACAGTGTCCCAGAAGCGTCCACGCAGGGTTCGAAACGAGGAGAACTGATTCGAACGGAGATGCGCTGGGCAGCGCGAGAGAATCCATATGGCCCAGGCATTTCCGCGAAATCCTCCGCCGGCTCTGCGGTTGCGGGAGCCAGCCCAATCAGCTTTCAAGACCGGTGCCATAGACCAACTCGGCCACCCCTCCGGTGGGCTGTTCGTGGCTACCACTCCGCTCGCGGGCAGGCCACTCCGGCGGCACGGGCGAGCGCCCCGCGGCGTCAGTCGCGGCGGCGCTCGCGGGCGCGGTCGGCGCGCAGGCGCGTGGCGCGGTAGAGCAGCGTGATGGCGATCCACACGGCGAGCACCGCGAGCGGGTAGGCGAGCAGCCGCGGGAAGGCGGCGGCGAGCAGGCCGGCGGCGAGCAGGAGCGCGCCGGCCGCCAGCAGGACGCGCGCTTCGATCGGCTCCAGCACGCGCTGGTTGGTGAAGGCGGCGCCGACGGTGCGGCCGATGCGCAGCGCGCCGGCGGCGGCGCGGCCGGCGCTGCTGCTGCGGTCGCCGGGCGCGGTCGCGGCCGGCGGGCGGCGCGGCGGCGATGCGCGCGCCGGGGGTGCAGCACGACCTCGGTCGCGTTCTCCAGGTCGCGCAGATAGACCTGCTCCATGGCGCGCGCGAACCCCTCGTCCTCGACGACGACGTCGAGCTCGCAGTTGCCGAGCCAGCTCGCGACGTTGAGGTTCGTCGAGCCGACGCGCGCCCAGATCGAATCGGCGACCGCGGTCTTGGCGTGCAGCATGGTGCCGTTCCACTCGTAGACGCGGACGCCGGCGGTGAGCAGCGGCCGGTACCCGGCGCGCGACAGCGGCCGCAGCACCGGAATGTCGGTGCCGCCCGGGACCAGCAGGCGCACGTCGACGCCGTCCAGCGCCGCCGCCCGCAGCGCCTGCACGTAGGCCGTGGTGCCCGCGAAGTAGGCGTCGGTGAGCCACAGGCGCCGCCGCGCCACCGCCGCGACGAGCTGGTCGACGCGAAAGAGCGCCGCGGTGCCGGGCAGCGTGGCGACGACGCGCAGCGCGGTGTCGCCGACGGCGGTCGCGGCGACCGCACCGGCATCGGCGGCCGGAATCGGCTCCCCGAGCATGGCCCACATCTGGGCGAAGGCCCGCTCCATCTCCGCCACCGCCGGACCGCGCACCTCGATGCCGGTGTCGCGCCAGGGCTCGAGCCCCGCCTCGGGTCGCCCGATCCACATGTGGCCGACGCACAGGCCGGTGACGAAGCCGATCTCGCCGTCGACCGCGAGCATCTTGCGGTGATCGCGACTCAGCCATCCGAAGGCCGAGTCGACGCGCGGCGGGTTGTAGCACCGCACCTCGACGCCGCCGGCGCGCAGGGCGCGCCAGAAGCGGCGCGAGGTCCGCCCGACGCCACCCATCCAGTCGTAGATCAGCCGCACCCGCACGCCGTCGCGCGCCCGGGCGATCAACGCCGCGGCGAACTGCCGGCCGACGTCGTCCTCGTGGATGATGTAGCTCTCGAAGTGGATGGTGCGCCGCGCCGCGGCGATGGCGTCGAGCCAGGCGGGGTAGTTCTCGCGCGCATCGATCAGCAGCCGGAGGCGATTGCCCTCGACCAGCGGCGCGCCGGCGACCCGCGAGAACGCCTGGTCGGCGCGCGCGCGCGGCAACAGGCCGGCCATCACCTCCCCGCCGCGGCGACGTCCGGCGATCGCGTGGATCGTCGACGCCGGGCCAGGGCGGCCCCCGATCGGGCCCCCCTCGTCAGGCCGATCGGGCGGCGTCCGATCGCTGGCGCGCGCGCCCCGCACCGCGGCATCGCGTCAACCGCGGCGCAGATACTCGACGACCGCCGCCGGGCGCAGCCCGAAGAGCGCCTTGCGCTCGTTGAGGTAGGCGCTGAAGCAATCGCCGCATTCGTGCCGCTGGGCGTGCCGCAGCGCCGCGTCGTAGCCGTCGCGCACGAGGTTCCGAGGGCGAAAGCTGGCGGCGGTCTGCACGCAGGGCTGGACGTCGCCGTTGGGCTCGATGTGCACGTACACGCGGCCCATGACGCAGTCCGAGCGCCCGGCGCTGGGCCGCGTGAGCTGCCCATAATCGGGCCAGGCGACCGCACGCTCATAGGTCGCGGCGGCGAACATCAGCGGCCGCCCGGCGCGCTTCAAGCGCGCCAGCGTGCGGTACATCTCGCGCGTCTCCCCCTCGTTCAGCGCCAGCGACCGGGCGCCGGCGTCGTAGTAGGGCAGACCGAACATCGCCGGCTGGACGTTGAGGCCGATGCCGCGCGCTTCGCAGTAGCGCAGCATGGGCTCGATCTCGCCGAGGTTGGCGCGCACCACGACCATGTTGATGAACAGCCGCGGCGGGCGCGGCCGCTGCCGCGCCACTTCGATCGCCTCGAGCACGGCGCCGTGCACGCCGGCGCCGCGCACCGCGTCGGTGTGCCCCGGATCGACGGAGTCGAGGCTGAACACCACCTCGTCGACGTGGTCGAGCAGCGACGGGTTCGCCGCCACCTTGGTGCCGTTGGTGACCACGGCGCAGCGAATGCCCGCCGCCCGCACCGCCGCGCAGAGGGTGGCGAAGTCGTGCCGCAGCATCGGCTCGCCGCCCTGCCACTTGAGGCGCATCGTCCCGACCGATCCCAGGTAACGGATGACGTCGAGCCACTGCTCGGTGGTGAGCAGCTCGCTCTTGATGTCCGGACAACTGCAGTAGGCGCAGCGCAGGTTGCACGCATTGAGCAGCACCGCCTGCACCTCGAAGGGATGCACCGGCGCGAAGCGATGGCGCAGGAAGCGGCCGGCGAGCCGGAGCTGTTGGCGACGCGACATCCCGGGTGTCCTACACCGGGCGCGCCCCGGACTGTAGAGGGGGTCGGGCTGGCGCCGGCGGGGTGGGCGGCGCCTCAGGGCGTGACGATCGGGAAGTCCGGGTCCGGGCGGTCGAAGAGGCGGAGGAAGTCGACCAGCGCGAGGCGGCTGCCCTCGACCTGGAGCTCGTCCGAGAAGACGAGATCGCGCAGCCCGGCCTGGCCGGTGGCGAGGCGGACCAAGAGCGGCCGCGTCAGCCGGACCGTCACGTCGGCGTCGGGATCGGGAGCGGCGCGCCGGTGGTGCAGGACGCTGTTTTCGAGCGTCAGCACGTAGCTCTCGTCGAGGTCGGTGAAGATGTAGTTGACGACGGCTCTCTTGCCGTCCGCCTTCGGCCCGTCGAGGCGCGCCGCCATGGCGGTCAGGAACTGCTCCGCCGGCACGTTCTGCAGCAGCTCGGCGGCGGCGCGGCGGGTGAGCGCGTTCTCGGCGACGCCGTGGCGCAGCTCCTGGGCGCCGGTGAGATACGAATCGCGCCACGGGCCCGATTCCTGCTGATAGCCGAGCTGATCGTAGGTGCGGGCGAGCAGCGCGCGCGCCGCCGCGTCGTCCGGGTCGGCGAAGACGAGGTGGTCGAGCAGCATCGCCGCCCAGCGATACTCGCCGCGATCGAACGCCGCCTGCGCCTTGTCGCGCACCGCCGCGGCGCCGCCCATCGCCTCGACGTAGCGCGTCCCCGCCTCCACCGGCGGCAGCGGGTCGAGGTGCGCCGGATTGCCGTCGTACCAGCCGAAGTAGTTCTGGTAGACCGCCTTGGCGTTGTGGCGCACGGTGCCGTAGTAGCCGCGCACCGCGAAGACGTGGCGCAGCGACGGCGGCAGCTCGAGCTGCTCGGCGATCTCCTGCGGCGTGGCGCCGCCGTTGGCGAGGCGCAGCGTCTGGTCGTGCAGGTAGAGGTACGCGTCGCGCTGCTGCGCCAGGTAGGTGCGGACGCGCGCCCGCTCCCACACCGGCCAGTGGTGGCTGGCGAACGCCACCTCGGCATCGGGAAACGTCGCCAGCGCCTCGTCGATGTAGCCGCTCCACTTCAGGGCGTCGCGCACCTTGGCGCCGCGCAGCGTGTAGAGGTTGTGCAGCGTGTGGGAGACGATCTCGGCGCCGCAGTAGGCCTTCTGCGCCGGCAGGTAGAAGGCCATCTCCGCCGGCGCCTCGGAGTCGGGCACGTACTGGAAGACGAACGCCACGCCGTCGATGGTCATCGCCTGCGGCGTGTGGTCGACGAGCTCGGTCGGCACGGCGAAGCTCAGCGAGCCGCTCGCCGGCTGCTTGCCGAGCCCGGTGTCGATGTGACCGCGCTCGCCGCGCGCCAGATTGAGGCCGTACATGTATTGGGCCCGCCGTCCCATGGCGATGCCGGCGAGGATGTTCTCGCTCGTCGCCTCCTCGACGAAGCCCCTGGGGGCGATGATCCGCACCTGGGCGCGGGCCGCCGGATCCTCGGGCAGGACGGCGCGCACGCCGGCGAAGTGGTCGATGTGGCTGTGGGTGAAGAGCACCGCCACCACCGGGGCGCGGTCGAGATGGTCGCGCGCCAGCGCCAGCGCCGCGGCCGCGGTCTCGACGCTGGTCAGCGGGTCGACGACGATCCAGCCGGTCGCGCCGCGG
Encoded proteins:
- a CDS encoding BrnT family toxin produces the protein MRFEWDGRKAWANRAKHGVSFEEAITAFDDPFALVAVDTRHSTPDEERTWLIGAADVAALVVVYTTRDAGEVFRIISARRASRRERKRYEEARGISV
- a CDS encoding type II toxin-antitoxin system Phd/YefM family antitoxin yields the protein MKEVPLSEVKDDLSRYLRQAAKEEIVITRHGKAAGVLIGFDSEDEWFDYRLENDPPFFDRIAAARGSLRAGKGVRLEDLDDVGAAGEEEASAGRRKQAPARRAPSGRARTR
- a CDS encoding radical SAM protein translates to MSRRQQLRLAGRFLRHRFAPVHPFEVQAVLLNACNLRCAYCSCPDIKSELLTTEQWLDVIRYLGSVGTMRLKWQGGEPMLRHDFATLCAAVRAAGIRCAVVTNGTKVAANPSLLDHVDEVVFSLDSVDPGHTDAVRGAGVHGAVLEAIEVARQRPRPPRLFINMVVVRANLGEIEPMLRYCEARGIGLNVQPAMFGLPYYDAGARSLALNEGETREMYRTLARLKRAGRPLMFAAATYERAVAWPDYGQLTRPSAGRSDCVMGRVYVHIEPNGDVQPCVQTAASFRPRNLVRDGYDAALRHAQRHECGDCFSAYLNERKALFGLRPAAVVEYLRRG
- a CDS encoding helix-turn-helix transcriptional regulator — its product is MKKPKARNPHIGGDALADVRRRVVGNPRLRARIDASVVRATIAVMVKRARSQAGLTQAQLATRAKTTQAVVARIEGGSAFTPSLDLLDRIARALGGRLSVGFEGIGTRAA
- a CDS encoding MBL fold metallo-hydrolase, encoding MRSVRPLLATVLVLAACHRPPAVEHAADADERGHTAPSGVTTARNAAVADALPLADAQDFADARRGLIAGDGDVTITRADGSVVWDTTAYRFEDGAAPASANPSLWRQARLNDIHGLFQVADGVYQVRGYDLSNMTLIRGATGWIVVDPLTSVETAAAALALARDHLDRAPVVAVLFTHSHIDHFAGVRAVLPEDPAARAQVRIIAPRGFVEEATSENILAGIAMGRRAQYMYGLNLARGERGHIDTGLGKQPASGSLSFAVPTELVDHTPQAMTIDGVAFVFQYVPDSEAPAEMAFYLPAQKAYCGAEIVSHTLHNLYTLRGAKVRDALKWSGYIDEALATFPDAEVAFASHHWPVWERARVRTYLAQQRDAYLYLHDQTLRLANGGATPQEIAEQLELPPSLRHVFAVRGYYGTVRHNAKAVYQNYFGWYDGNPAHLDPLPPVEAGTRYVEAMGGAAAVRDKAQAAFDRGEYRWAAMLLDHLVFADPDDAAARALLARTYDQLGYQQESGPWRDSYLTGAQELRHGVAENALTRRAAAELLQNVPAEQFLTAMAARLDGPKADGKRAVVNYIFTDLDESYVLTLENSVLHHRRAAPDPDADVTVRLTRPLLVRLATGQAGLRDLVFSDELQVEGSRLALVDFLRLFDRPDPDFPIVTP
- a CDS encoding BrnT family toxin translates to MRIEGITWLEAIVDKLESKHHVTTAEVEDVLAAQPRFRFVERGHKPGENVYVALGRTHAGRRLLVFFIYKPRMHDALILSAREPSRRERRLYEKK
- a CDS encoding BrnA antitoxin family protein codes for the protein MKKLEEFPFEKARRRTAREVEAARKAIETKLGTTRPRRGRPPKGDDKYTPVSIRLDPRVLAWAKREAKKRGLGYQTIINQALLKASA
- a CDS encoding helix-turn-helix transcriptional regulator, which codes for MKSETMKRLEKISGGSLTLGRAIESIRKSEDLSQDECAKKLGVSKSHLCDVEKGRKTVSPERAAKWARTLGYPESVLVRLAIQGELDAAGLRYRVEIEAA
- a CDS encoding type II toxin-antitoxin system RelE/ParE family toxin → MRHLIVLAPEAVEDLEALRAADRAAVRDALERWLRHEPTKTSRSRIKRLRGMRRPQYRLRVEDVRIFCDVVEQRVEVLAVVAKSHAAAWLERHGEPGPQASGE
- a CDS encoding type II toxin-antitoxin system RelE/ParE family toxin; translated protein: MRIRYYRSAGETSRSAYIATLPTRERDDWDETLTLLGLFGLDAPVSLHQLDGKLWEVRVGRHRVAYVIVRGPEMVLLHAFKKQGQRTARSDLDLATRRAREVLGGFR